In Populus alba chromosome 9, ASM523922v2, whole genome shotgun sequence, a genomic segment contains:
- the LOC118045555 gene encoding zeaxanthin 7,8(7',8')-cleavage dioxygenase, chromoplastic, with translation MNSFSNNIHTHPKPRQKTSYTTFPGIPQLGARLPSRRQETWVPVLISSQEKTTIQGDNADTGSALGKIALSRFQNCLRTTISKFIDHRLPLDPSIDPCQVFTGNFAPVDELEPTNCTVVEGELPSCLNGVYIRNGSNPQHMPHGPLHFFEGDGMLHSLKLSGGQATHCSRYVKTYKYMLEKEAGFPIFPNILSGFYSLPDVLAFAMAVGRVLCGQINLMRGFGLANTSLALFSSKLLALCESDLPYVIRMTQEGDIETQGRWDFDRKLFASMTAHPKVDEDTKETFAFQCNPSFFPYVTYFYFNEDGVKQRDVPLLSINQPTPIHDFAITKRFAIFPETQLVVEPANVVLGRGMPVVCEQKKVPRIGILPRYGESDSNTRWFPVPGFNAMHVTNAWENGDDEVVLVAPNVLSIANVFHKIEKVHFSLEKLTINTRTGKVSRKILSERSLELGSINPSYIGKKNRYAYLGIAEKVPKMSGLVKIDLEKECEVSRRLYGPGCFGGEPLFVPRKANDVKSDEDEDEDDGFVVSYVHDENSGQSNFTVMDAKSPNLDIVAKVKLPRRVPYGFHSLFVSQDSLSNNW, from the coding sequence ATGAATTCCTTCTCCAACAACATCCACACGCACCCAAAACCCAGACAAAAAACTAGTTACACTACTTTTCCTGGCATCCCCCAGTTAGGTGCTCGACTGCCTTCTCGTAGACAAGAAACTTGGGTGCCTGTACTAATTTCTTCGCAAGAAAAAACTACAATCCAGGGAGATAATGCCGACACCGGATCAGCGCTCGGAAAGATAGCATTATCAAGATTCCAAAATTGCCTGAGAACCACCATATCCAAATTCATCGACCACCGGCTTCCTCTTGACCCTTCGATCGATCCATGTCAAGTGTTCACGGGGAATTTTGCTCCGGTGGATGAACTTGAGCCCACTAACTGCACTGTAGTGGAGGGTGAGCTCCCTAGCTGTCTAAACGGTGTGTATATTAGAAATGGTTCAAACCCACAACACATGCCTCATGGTCCTCTCCATTTCTTTGAAGGAGATGGCATGCTTCATTCCTTGAAATTATCCGGTGGCCAAGCAACCCATTGTAGTCGCTATGTCAAGACTTACAAATACATGCTCGAGAAAGAAGCAGGTTTTCCCATCTTTCCAAATATATTATCTGGCTTTTATAGCCTTCCTGACGTCCTTGCTTTTGCCATGGCTGTAGGAAGGGTTCTGTGTGGCCAAATCAATCTCATGAGAGGATTTGGTTTGGCCAACACAAGTCTTGCTCTCTTTTCAAGTAAGCTCCTTGCTCTTTGCGAGTCTGATCTACCATATGTCATTCGCATGACACAAGAAGGCGACATCGAGACACAAGGCAGATGGGATTTTGATAGAAAGCTGTTTGCAAGCATGACTGCTCACCCCAAGGTTGACGAGGACACAAAGGAGACTTTTGCTTTCCAGTGCAACCCATCGTTTTTTCCTTATGTCACTTATTTTTACTTCAATGAAGATGGTGTCAAGCAAAGAGATGTTCCCCTTTTGTCCATAAACCAGCCTACTCCTATTCATGATTTTGCAATAACCAAACGATTTGCAATTTTCCCAGAGACGCAGTTGGTGGTTGAACCAGCGAATGTAGTGCTAGGAAGAGGCATGCCTGTCGTTTGTGAGCAAAAGAAAGTGCCAAGAATTGGGATCTTACCAAGATACGGTGAGAGTGACTCAAATACGAGGTGGTTTCCAGTCCCAGGGTTTAATGCCATGCATGTCACCAATGCTTGGGAAAATGGGGACGATGAGGTGGTCTTGGTAGCACCAAATGTGTTAAGCATTGCAAATGTTTTTCACAAAATAGAGAAGGTCCATTTCTCATTGGAAAAATTGACTATCAACACGAGAACAGGGAAAGTTTCAAGAAAGATCTTGTCCGAACGAAGTTTGGAGCTGGGATCTATCAATCCTTCCTATATTGGGAAGAAAAATCGCTATGCTTATCTGGGAATTGCTGAAAAGGTACCAAAGATGTCAGGTTTGGTCAAGATTGATTTGGAAAAAGAATGCGAAGTCTCGAGGAGGCTTTATGGGCCAGGCTGCTTTGGAGGGGAGCCATTGTTTGTACCTAGAAAAGCAAATGATGTGAAATCCGATGAAGacgaagatgaagatgatggatTTGTGGTGAGTTACGTGCATGATGAGAACTCcggtcaatcaaattttactGTTATGGATGCAAAGTCTCCAAATCTTGACATTGTTGCGAAAGTTAAACTTCCTAGACGTGTTCCATATGGTTTCCATAGCCTATTTGTAAGTCAAGATAGCTTGTCAAATAACTGGTAA
- the LOC118045540 gene encoding uncharacterized protein — MGDFDDTRNIRNMCILAHVDHGKTTLADHLIAATGGGLLHPKLAGKLRFMDFLDEEQRRAITMKSSSISLHYKDYSVNLIDSPGHMDFCSEVSTAARLSDGGLVLVDAVEGVHIQTHAVLRQAWIEKLTPCLVLNKIDRLICELKMSPMEAYNRLVKIVHEVNGIMSAYKSEKYLSDVDSIRAGPSGEGEDENLEFIEDDEEDTFQPQKGNVAFACALDGWGFTIHEFAEFYATKLGASSAALQKALWGPRYFHPKTKMITVKKFVDAGSRERPMFVQFVLEPLWQVYQSALEPDGNKGLLEKVIKSFNLNVPPRELLNKDPKAVLQSVMSRWLPLSDAILSMVVNCMPDPIAAQSFRISRLIPKREVLLDGVDSSALAEADLVRMSIEVCDSSPEAPCVAFVSKMFAVSSKLLPQRGLNGEILSNFSDENGNSESDECFLAFARIFSGVLCSGQRVFVLSALYDPLKGESMQKHIQVAELHSLYLMMGQGLKPVPSAKAGNVVAIRGLGQHILKSATLSSTKNCWPFSSMAFQVAPTLRVAIEPSDPADTGALMKGLKLLNRADPFVEVTVSSRGEHVLAAAGEVHLERCIKDLKERFAKVSLEVSPPLVSYRETIEGEASNMLDNLKSSTRSSDYVEKMTPNGRCVVRVQVMKLPSALTMVLDKSTDLLGDIIGGKLGQSASNLETERSNIVQDESPIEALKKRIMGAVESDILSLSKKDKDRAEKYKLKWQKFLKRIWALGPRQVGPNILFTPDSKSLNSDSSALVRGSPHVSERLGLVECSGNGEMPADTSSEELSALYREAESLQNSVVSGFQLATAAGPLCDEPMWGLAFVVEACINPLAEKLDDSESNQQSEQYAIFTGQVMTAVKDACRSAVLQKKPRLVEAMYFCELNTPPEYLGSMYAVLNQKRAQVLNEEMQEGFALFSVQAYVPVSESFGFAEDLRRKTAGAASALLVLSHWEELSEDPFFVPKTEEEIEEFGDGSSVLPNTARKLIDAVRRRKGLPVEEKVVQFATKQRTRARKV; from the coding sequence aTGGGTGATTTTGATGATACCCGAAATATACGAAACATGTGCATACTAGCACATGTTGATCATGGCAAGACAACTCTTGCTGACCATTTAATTGCTGCAACGGGTGGGGGTTTGCTTCACCCTAAATTAGCTGGGAAACTTAGGTTTATGGATTTTCTTGATGAGGAACAAAGGCGTGCGATAACGATGAAGAGCTCGTCGATTTCTCTTCATTATAAGGATTATTCAGTCAACCTTATAGATTCACCTGGTCATATGGATTTTTGTAGTGAGGTTTCGACTGCTGCGAGGTTGAGTGACGGGGGATTGGTTTTGGTTGATGCTGTTGAGGGGGTACATATACAGACGCATGCTGTTTTGCGTCAAGCTTGGATTGAGAAGCTTACACCTTGTTTAGTGCTTAATAAGATTGATAGGTTGATATGTGAGTTGAAAATGAGTCCGATGGAAGCCTATAATCGGTTGGTGAAGATTGTTCATGAGGTGAATGGGATAATGAGTGCTTATAAATCGGAGAAGTATTTGTCTGATGTTGATTCAATACGTGCTGGGCCCTCTGGTGAGGGTGAAGATGAGAATCTTGAGTTTATAGAGGATGACGAGGAGGACACTTTTCAACCACAGAAAGGGAATGTGGCATTTGCTTGTGCACTGGATGGGTGGGGTTTTACTATTCATGAGTTTGCTGAGTTTTATGCCACAAAGCTTGGAGCAAGTTCAGCTGCATTGCAGAAGGCTCTCTGGGGTCCTAGGTATTTCCATCCAAAGACAAAGATGATTACGGTGAAGAAGTTTGTGGATGCAGGCAGCAGGGAGCGTCCTATGTTTGTGCAGTTTGTGCTGGAACCACTGTGGCAGGTTTACCAATCTGCTTTAGAGCCTGATGGGAATAAAGGCTTACTCGAGAAAGtcataaaatcatttaatttgaatgtACCACCCCGTGAGCTTCTGAATAAGGATCCAAAGGCTGTGCTGCAATCTGTTATGAGTCGCTGGCTTCCTTTGTCAGATGCAATTTTGTCGATGGTTGTGAATTGCATGCCGGATCCAATTGCAGCTCAATCCTTTCGGATATCACGTTTGATTCCCAAGAGAGAAGTTTTGCTTGATGGGGTCGACTCTAGTGCTCTTGCAGAGGCAGATCTTGTTAGAATGTCTATTGAGGTTTGTGATTCCAGTCCTGAAGCACCTTGTGTTGCTTTTGTATCCAAAATGTTTGCTGTCTCATCAAAATTGTTACCTCAAAGGGGTTTGAATGGGGAGATTCTGAGCAATTTTAGTGATGAAAATGGAAACAGTGAATCAGATGAGTGTTTCCTTGCATTTGCTAGAATTTTTAGCGGGGTTCTTTGTTCTGGACAAAGAGTCTTTGTGCTTTCAGCATTGTATGACCCATTGAAGGGGGAGTCAATGCAGAAGCACATACAGGTGGCTGAGCTGCACTCGTTGTATCTAATGATGGGTCAAGGCTTGAAACCAGTGCCTTCTGCAAAGGCTGGGAATGTTGTGGCGATCCGAGGCCTTGGCCAGCATATATTGAAAAGTGCAACTCTATCATCCACCAAAAACTGCTGGCCTTTCTCAAGCATGGCATTCCAGGTGGCCCCAACTCTGAGAGTTGCTATTGAGCCTTCTGATCCAGCTGATACTGGTGCTCTGATGAAAGGTTTGAAGCTTCTGAACCGGGCTGATCCATTTGTAGAGGTTACTGTTTCCTCTAGAGGGGAACATGTTCTGGCTGCTGCTGGAGAAGTTCATCTGGAAAGGTGCATTAAGGATTTGAAAGAGAGGTTTGCAAAAGTGAGCCTGGAAGTCTCTCCACCTCTTGTGTCCTATAGGGAGACTATTGAGGGAGAAGCGTCCAATATGTTAGACAACCTGAAATCATCAACTAGAAGCTCAGATTATGTCGAGAAGATGACACCGAATGGAAGATGTGTTGTTCGTGTGCAAGTCATGAAACTTCCATCTGCACTAACCATGGTGCTTGATAAAAGCACTGATCTACTAGGAGATATTATCGGTGGTAAGCTGGGGCAGTCAGCTAGCAACTTGGAAACAGAGAGATCAAACATTGTGCAAGATGAGAGTCCAATTGAAGCTCTAAAAAAACGTATAATGGGTGCTGTGGAGAGTGACATTTTGTCATTGAGTAAGAAGGACAAGGATCGAGCTGAAAAGTACAAACTTAAATGGCAAAAGTTTTTAAAGAGGATCTGGGCACTTGGACCGAGACAAGTTGGCCCTAACATCCTCTTCACTCCTGATTCCAAAAGCTTGAACAGTGATTCCTCGGCTCTCGTACGGGGTTCCCCTCATGTTTCTGAAAGGTTGGGGTTGGTGGAATGTTCTGGTAATGGTGAAATGCCTGCTGACACATCCTCAGAAGAGCTCAGTGCATTATACAGGGAAGCAGAGAGTCTTCAGAACAGTGTAGTGTCTGGATTTCAACTAGCAACAGCAGCTGGCCCCTTATGTGATGAACCAATGTGGGGATTGGCTTTTGTTGTTGAGGCCTGCATAAATCCTTTGGCTGAGAAATTGGATGATTCCGAGTCTAATCAACAATCTGAGCAGTATGCGATCTTCACTGGACAGGTAATGACAGCTGTGAAAGATGCATGTAGATCAGCTGTACTTCAGAAGAAACCTCGGCTTGTTGAAGCAATGTATTTTTGTGAGTTGAACACCCCACCTGAATATCTGGGCTCTATGTATGCTGTGCTTAATCAGAAACGAGCCCAGGTCTTAAACGAGGAAATGCAGGAAGGATTTGCACTTTTCTCGGTTCAAGCATACGTCCCAGTTTCTGAGAGCTTTGGTTTCGCTGAAGATCTTAGAAGAAAGACTGCGGGGGC